In a single window of the Elaeis guineensis isolate ETL-2024a chromosome 6, EG11, whole genome shotgun sequence genome:
- the LOC105047516 gene encoding late embryogenesis abundant protein Lea14-A, with translation MASLIDKAKEFVAEKIANIPKPEAALTDVSIKSFNRSSATFHSEVTVTNPYNHALPICQISYTLKSADRVVVSGTIPDPGWIKAAGEVTKLEVPLKVPYDFLISLLKDIGRDWDIDYELEVGLTIDLPVVGNLTLPLSTKGEMKLPTLSDIF, from the exons ATGGCGAGCCTCATCGACAAGGCgaaggagtttgttgcagagaagaTTGCCAACATACCGAAGCCGGAAGCTGCACTCACCGACGTGTCCATCAAGAGCTTTAACCGGAGCTCCGCCACGTTCCACAGCGAGGTCACCGTCACCAACCCCTACAACCATGCCCTCCCCATCTGCCAGATCTCTTACACCCTCAAGAGCGCCGACAG GGTGGTGGTGTCGGGCACAATACCGGACCCAGGGTGGATCAAGGCGGCAGGAGAGGTGACAAAGTTGGAGGTTCCATTAAAGGTGCCATATGATTTCCTGATAAGCTTGTTGAAGGACATCGGGCGAGACTGGGACATCGACTACGAGCTCGAGGTGGGGCTCACCATTGATCTTCCCGTCGTCGGCAACCTCACCCTTCCACTCTCCACCAAGGGCGAGATGAAGCTTCCTACTCTCTCTGATATCTTCTAG